One region of Brachyhypopomus gauderio isolate BG-103 chromosome 9, BGAUD_0.2, whole genome shotgun sequence genomic DNA includes:
- the srsf5b gene encoding serine and arginine rich splicing factor 5b isoform X3: MSGCRIFIGRLNPSAREKDVERFFKGYGRIREIDLKRGFGFVEFDDPRDAEDAVCELDGKELCNERVTIEHARVRLRGGRGRGGGGRFPDRYSRSSQDGRRNPAPMRTENRLIVENLSSRVSWQPDCCVVRKSSLMMALNPSGSFSLV; the protein is encoded by the exons ATGAGCGGTTGTCGCATATTCATCGGCCGACTGAACCCCTCTGCGAGGGAGAAAGACGTCGAGCGCTTCTTCAAGGGCTACGGACGGATCCGAGAGATCGACCTGAAGAGAGGCTTCGGGTTTGTG GAATTTGATGACCCAAGAGATGCGGAGGATGCAGTATGTGAGCTAGATGGGAAGGAACTGTGTAATGAGAG GGTCACCATAGAACATGCCAGGGTGCGTTTGCGCGGAGGCAGGGGTCGAGGGGGCGGAGGACGCTTCCCTGACCGTTACAGCCGCAGCTCACAGGATGGGCGAAG GAACCCCGCTCCGATGCGCACAGAGAATCGCCTCATCGTGGAGAACCTCTCCTCACGAGTGAGCTGGCAG CCTGACTGTTGTGTCGTACGGAAGAGCTCGCTAATGATGGCGCTAAACCCTTCAGGGTCCTTCTCCCTGGTTTGA
- the srsf5b gene encoding serine and arginine rich splicing factor 5b isoform X1, which translates to MSGCRIFIGRLNPSAREKDVERFFKGYGRIREIDLKRGFGFVEFDDPRDAEDAVCELDGKELCNERVTIEHARVRLRGGRGRGGGGRFPDRYSRSSQDGRRNPAPMRTENRLIVENLSSRVSWQDLKDFMRQAGEVTFADAHRPKLNEGVVEFASHSDLKNALEKLSGKEIHGRKIKLIEATRRKSRTRSRSDSSSRSRSRSRSRSRSRSRGRSPSHSRSRSPSRSRSPSRSPAPSPARRPEAAEGGGSPPSPAHRATPSRSSSTDSRH; encoded by the exons ATGAGCGGTTGTCGCATATTCATCGGCCGACTGAACCCCTCTGCGAGGGAGAAAGACGTCGAGCGCTTCTTCAAGGGCTACGGACGGATCCGAGAGATCGACCTGAAGAGAGGCTTCGGGTTTGTG GAATTTGATGACCCAAGAGATGCGGAGGATGCAGTATGTGAGCTAGATGGGAAGGAACTGTGTAATGAGAG GGTCACCATAGAACATGCCAGGGTGCGTTTGCGCGGAGGCAGGGGTCGAGGGGGCGGAGGACGCTTCCCTGACCGTTACAGCCGCAGCTCACAGGATGGGCGAAG GAACCCCGCTCCGATGCGCACAGAGAATCGCCTCATCGTGGAGAACCTCTCCTCACGAGTGAGCTGGCAG GACCTGAAGGATTTCATGAGGCAGGCCGGTGAGGTGACGTTTGCTGATGCCCATCGTCCAAAGTTAAACGAGGG CGTGGTCGAGTTTGCCTCGCACAGTGACTTGAAAAACGCCCTGGAGAAACTGTCTGGGAAGGAAATACATGGCCGGAAGATCAAACTCATCGAAGCAACCAGGAGGAA ATCAAGGACTCGCTCACGGTCCGACAGCTCCTCCCGGTCCCGCTCCCGTTCTCGATCCCGGTCCCGTTCCCGTTCCCGAGGACGCTCGCCATCGCACTCGCGCAGCCGCTCTCCCTCCCGGAGCCGCTCGCCAAGCCGCTCGCCCGCCCCGTCCCCGGCGCGCAGGCCCGAGGCGGCGGAAGGTGGGGGGTCGCCACCGAGCCCCGCCCACCGCGCCACTCCGTCCCGCTCGTCCTCCACGGACAGCCGCCATTAA
- the srsf5b gene encoding serine and arginine rich splicing factor 5b isoform X2: protein MSGCRIFIGRLNPSAREKDVERFFKGYGRIREIDLKRGFGFVEFDDPRDAEDAVCELDGKELCNERVTIEHARVRLRGGRGRGGGGRFPDRYSRSSQDGRRNPAPMRTENRLIVENLSSRVSWQLTPAGVRELAGEEGGGVSSPQALEAVAAAFTAEVWRSRAESKGEKRETERGQREDSGGERTQRGCGVFDRGVR from the exons ATGAGCGGTTGTCGCATATTCATCGGCCGACTGAACCCCTCTGCGAGGGAGAAAGACGTCGAGCGCTTCTTCAAGGGCTACGGACGGATCCGAGAGATCGACCTGAAGAGAGGCTTCGGGTTTGTG GAATTTGATGACCCAAGAGATGCGGAGGATGCAGTATGTGAGCTAGATGGGAAGGAACTGTGTAATGAGAG GGTCACCATAGAACATGCCAGGGTGCGTTTGCGCGGAGGCAGGGGTCGAGGGGGCGGAGGACGCTTCCCTGACCGTTACAGCCGCAGCTCACAGGATGGGCGAAG GAACCCCGCTCCGATGCGCACAGAGAATCGCCTCATCGTGGAGAACCTCTCCTCACGAGTGAGCTGGCAG TTGACTCCTGCTGGTGTGCGAGAGCTCgctggggaggagggggggggcgtCTCCTCCCCTCAGGCTCTAGAAGCAGTGGCTGCCGCTTTTACggcggaggtgtggaggagCCGTGCTGAGTCAAAGGGCGAGAAGCGCGAAACagagagggggcagagagaggacagtgggggagagagaacacagagaggCTGTGGCGTTTTCGATCGAGGGGTTCGGTAA